The following is a genomic window from Crossiella equi.
TCGACCTGGCGCAGGAGAGGTTCGGCGTGCCGCTGGACGAGGAGGAGCAGGCCCAGTTCTACCAGCTGCTGGCCCGCATGCTGGCCTACCACAACGGGGTCCCGGCGCAGGCGGAACGCACCGCCGCTCCGGCCCCGGCCGCCCCGGCGGCTCCGGTGGCCAGCCAGTTCTGACCGGTCCGGGCCGCGCCAGCCTTCCCGGCTGGTGCGGCCCGCTGGCCCGGCGTCAGCCCGCCAGGCCGTGCAGCGCGAGGGTGTGGCCGGTGTGGTCGACCTTGGCGCGCAGGTAGCGCAGGTTGTTCTCGGTGACGTACACCCCGGTCGGCACGGTCGCGCGCACCCGCACCCCGTGGCTGGCGAGCTGCCCGGCCTTGTCCGGGTTGTTGGTGAGCAGGTCGAGCTCGCCGATGCCCAGGTCGGCCAGCATCTGCGCGGCGGGCCCGTAGTCGCGGCCGTCCTCGGGCAGGCCCAGGGCGGTGTTGGCGGCGTAGGTGTCCAGCCCGGCGTCCTGGAGCGCGTAGGCGTCGAGCTTGTTGTACAGGCCGATGCCCCGGCCCTCCTGCCGCAGGTAGAGCAGCACACCGCCGACCTCGGCGATCCGCTCGACGGCCTCCCGCAGCTGCGGCCCGCAGTCGCACCGCGCGGAGCCGAACACGTCCCCGGTCAGGCACTCGGAGTGCAAACGCACCAGCGGCACCTCGGCACCGCCGGGGTCACCCAGGACCAGCGCGAGGTGCTCCAGCCCGTCACTGAGCCCGCGGAAGGTCACGGCCTCGGCCCCGACCGAGTAGCCGTCGCCGAACCGCAGCGGGATCCGCACCCGGGTCCGCACACTCATGAGCCACCTCCGTCCAGCGCGACCAGGTCGGCCTCGATCCGCCGCGCCACGCCCATGATCACAGTGAACAGTTCTTCCCCCATTCGTGTTCCATCCGGCGCCACGACACACAGCGCGATGCTCGCCACACCCCCGGCGTCCCGGACCGGCAGGGCCAGCACCTCCAGCCCGGCCTCCACCCGCACCCACCGCCCACCGCCCAGCGCCCGCCCGAGCGGACTGTCCAGGGGCCGCCGGTCCCCGACCCGCACCCCCAGCCGCCGCACCCGGCCGGTATCGACGACGGCGGCGCACCGGAACTCCTGGTCGGAGACCTCAAAAGCAGCCACGGGCGTGGTGACCCGTGCCTCCAGGGCACGGAGGTGCGGGAGCAGGACGTCGGTGAGGGTGG
Proteins encoded in this region:
- a CDS encoding GTP cyclohydrolase II, with protein sequence MSVRTRVRIPLRFGDGYSVGAEAVTFRGLSDGLEHLALVLGDPGGAEVPLVRLHSECLTGDVFGSARCDCGPQLREAVERIAEVGGVLLYLRQEGRGIGLYNKLDAYALQDAGLDTYAANTALGLPEDGRDYGPAAQMLADLGIGELDLLTNNPDKAGQLASHGVRVRATVPTGVYVTENNLRYLRAKVDHTGHTLALHGLAG